A single window of Nostoc sp. KVJ3 DNA harbors:
- a CDS encoding protein NO VEIN domain-containing protein, translating into MKTLIFLCNEDTEIDIRKNIEDAKKQIAAEKFYNTTWSSGNNTKIKVGDRAYLKRTGSKPHGFFAAGKVLAAPDSCQLRKQDEYNHLSEAYFNRFYGNSFMVTLHIDSVVDFDQPLEQEKLKYMPQFKGANFKFQQGGCEFDERFCESLDSAWEVHSMPLSRRGSGKRLVDIFCEKGKNHKDEMNYQDAIKAYNQALDIQPGYSKAINALNLCESLLKKQIAKKISETEEIKPDNTSEESESSNTLEPSNEVEIIENISIVSIPEKKENEEEADLLGAGFGNYQKNKEVEKAAIDFVMKQYNGWNIQSVERDNVGYDLICTKDSIVKNVEVKGVSGKEPAFIITANEVEQANKNPNFVLWVVTSALNSPKGHCWTGCEMLSQFELKPIQYMARQRPIFKVE; encoded by the coding sequence ATGAAAACGTTAATATTTTTGTGCAATGAAGATACCGAAATTGACATCCGCAAAAACATAGAGGACGCAAAAAAACAAATTGCTGCTGAGAAATTTTACAATACTACGTGGAGTTCGGGAAATAATACCAAGATTAAAGTTGGAGATAGAGCTTACCTTAAACGAACAGGTAGCAAACCGCATGGATTTTTTGCTGCTGGTAAAGTTCTTGCTGCACCTGATAGCTGCCAGTTAAGAAAACAAGATGAGTATAATCATCTAAGTGAAGCTTATTTTAATAGATTCTATGGAAACAGTTTTATGGTGACTCTTCATATAGATTCTGTTGTTGATTTTGATCAGCCTTTAGAGCAAGAAAAATTAAAGTATATGCCTCAGTTCAAGGGGGCTAATTTCAAATTTCAGCAGGGAGGATGTGAGTTTGATGAAAGATTTTGTGAAAGTTTAGATTCGGCTTGGGAAGTCCATTCAATGCCTCTTTCGAGGAGAGGATCTGGTAAGCGTTTAGTTGATATTTTCTGCGAGAAGGGCAAGAATCACAAGGATGAGATGAACTATCAAGATGCTATTAAAGCATACAACCAGGCACTTGACATTCAGCCCGGATATTCAAAAGCCATTAATGCCTTGAACTTGTGTGAAAGTCTACTAAAGAAGCAAATTGCTAAAAAAATATCTGAAACTGAAGAAATAAAACCTGATAACACCTCTGAGGAATCAGAATCTTCAAACACCTTAGAACCTAGTAATGAAGTTGAAATTATTGAAAACATAAGTATAGTCTCAATTCCAGAGAAAAAAGAAAACGAAGAAGAGGCAGATTTACTAGGTGCTGGTTTTGGCAATTATCAAAAAAACAAAGAAGTTGAGAAAGCCGCAATTGATTTTGTAATGAAACAGTATAATGGCTGGAACATTCAATCTGTTGAAAGAGATAACGTAGGTTACGACTTAATTTGTACTAAAGATTCCATAGTCAAAAATGTTGAAGTAAAGGGTGTTTCTGGAAAGGAACCAGCTTTTATAATTACTGCCAACGAAGTTGAGCAGGCAAATAAAAATCCTAATTTTGTGCTTTGGGTTGTCACTTCAGCACTTAATAGCCCAAAAGGACACTGTTGGACTGGATGTGAAATGTTGTCTCAGTTTGAGCTAAAACCAATTCAATACATGGCTCGGCAACGTCCAATATTTAAAGTTGAATAA
- a CDS encoding ATP-binding protein produces MNDCKSLNDSFDKQNFSLAFLLRMINGISDPIFVKNHQHQWILVNDAFCNFIGHSQEELIGKSDYDLFPKAEADVFWEKDELVFTTGITDENEEFFTDSYGVTHLIHYKKCLFEDELGNHFLVGTIRDFTQQKQIEAALRRSNAVLQAQQEASIDGILIIDENRQIASYNQHFSYLWQIPAAIIQTGSDWQLLECVLDLLENPAEFLAQVEYLYQHPEKNSRDEIVLKDGRTLDRYSAAVRSPAGDCYGRIWYFRDITERKQAEADLRQQAQELETALYKLQNTQTQLIQSEKMSSLGQLVAGVAHEINNPLSFIYGNLNPADEYTQNLFSLLDIYQKHYPQSVKAIDEFADLIELDFLRSDLPKLFQSMIMGTERIREIVLSLRTFSRLDEAEMKKVDIHQGIDSTIMIIQSRLKATDKRPKIELIKEYGNLPLIECYTGQLNQVFLNILVNAIDALEDSLVTSRWATKKHNKTDNPRIYIRTQLLAPNQVTIRIADNGLGILEDALKQIFNPFFTTKPVGRGTGMGLAISYQIITERHGGYLECISQPGVGAEFIICIPLIQQRQISNGTVMPT; encoded by the coding sequence ATGAATGATTGCAAATCTCTCAATGACTCCTTTGACAAGCAAAACTTCTCGCTGGCTTTTCTGCTGCGGATGATCAACGGTATATCTGACCCAATTTTTGTCAAAAACCACCAACATCAGTGGATACTAGTTAACGATGCCTTCTGTAATTTCATCGGGCATAGCCAAGAAGAATTAATTGGCAAGTCTGACTATGATCTCTTTCCCAAAGCGGAAGCTGATGTGTTTTGGGAAAAAGATGAACTGGTTTTCACTACAGGCATAACTGATGAAAATGAGGAATTTTTTACAGATTCTTATGGTGTAACACACTTGATCCATTACAAAAAATGTTTGTTTGAGGATGAGCTAGGTAATCATTTCTTAGTTGGGACTATTCGTGATTTCACACAGCAAAAGCAGATAGAAGCTGCCCTGCGCCGTAGTAATGCTGTGCTGCAAGCTCAACAAGAAGCTTCAATTGATGGCATTCTGATTATTGATGAAAATCGTCAAATTGCATCATACAATCAACATTTCTCCTATTTATGGCAAATTCCTGCGGCAATAATCCAGACTGGTTCAGACTGGCAACTCCTAGAATGTGTGCTAGACCTACTAGAAAATCCAGCAGAATTTCTTGCTCAAGTCGAATATCTGTACCAGCATCCAGAGAAAAACAGCCGTGATGAAATTGTGCTGAAGGATGGACGGACATTAGATCGTTATTCTGCGGCAGTGCGCTCGCCGGCTGGAGATTGTTATGGCAGAATTTGGTATTTCCGAGATATCACAGAACGCAAACAAGCAGAAGCAGACCTCCGACAGCAAGCACAAGAACTAGAAACAGCATTATACAAACTACAAAACACCCAAACTCAGTTAATTCAAAGCGAAAAAATGTCCAGTTTGGGTCAACTAGTTGCAGGTGTGGCACACGAAATCAACAACCCACTTAGCTTTATTTACGGCAACCTGAACCCGGCTGATGAATACACCCAAAATTTATTTTCACTGTTAGATATCTACCAAAAACATTATCCCCAATCAGTCAAGGCAATTGATGAGTTTGCAGATTTAATTGAACTAGATTTCTTAAGGTCAGACTTACCCAAATTATTCCAATCGATGATCATGGGAACAGAGCGGATTCGAGAGATTGTGCTTTCCCTGCGGACTTTCTCACGCTTAGATGAAGCGGAAATGAAAAAGGTTGATATTCATCAGGGAATTGATAGTACGATAATGATCATCCAAAGCCGCCTCAAGGCTACTGACAAGCGCCCGAAAATTGAGTTGATCAAAGAATACGGCAACCTTCCCTTGATTGAATGTTATACTGGGCAGTTAAACCAAGTATTTCTGAATATTTTAGTGAATGCTATCGATGCTTTAGAAGATTCATTGGTTACAAGTCGGTGGGCAACAAAAAAACACAATAAAACGGATAATCCCCGAATTTATATTCGTACCCAATTACTAGCGCCAAATCAAGTCACAATTCGCATTGCCGACAACGGACTGGGAATACTAGAAGATGCTTTAAAGCAAATATTTAATCCCTTTTTTACGACCAAGCCCGTTGGACGAGGTACGGGGATGGGGCTGGCTATTAGTTACCAAATTATCACAGAAAGACATGGCGGTTATTTAGAATGCATTTCGCAACCAGGAGTTGGTGCTGAGTTTATCATTTGCATTCCCCTCATTCAACAACGTCAAATTTCTAATGGCACGGTGATGCCTACTTAA
- a CDS encoding IS1182 family transposase: protein MCLHPEEIPPIPDETVRVAKAAFPKGNLYMRLRDELGVFYQDEDFASLYPPRGQPAQAPWRLGMILVMQYLENLSDRQASVAVQGRIDWKYALSLELTDPGFDFTVLSEFRDRLITGGVERQILDLMLSKFQELKLLSARGKQRTDSTHILAVVRDLSRLEHLGETLRYALNAVAEVAPIWLKSLAPAEWYDRYSKRLEDSRLPKTLTDREALAEIIGADGFHLLDNIYSQTSPTELRQLLAVEVLRQVWLQQYYAPTDKIQLRSDKDGPPSAVRIRSPYDLDARNSTKRTTNWTGYKVHLTESCDEDSPHIITHVETTPATTQDQTVVPSIHQSLAQKNLLPRQHLVDQGYTSSQLLSSSERDHNIDLFGPVAVNGAWQAKAGLGFDVSHFRVNWKRKVVYCPQGKRSSRWKNTKDVYGHPVIHVNFRTKDCKSCPVRSQCTRAKSDPRALTIQAQTDYEALQKGRERQKTEEFQKQYALRSGIEGTISQGIRAFELRDCRYIGLAKTHLQHILTAAAINLGRVFAWLEEIPRAKTRSSHFARLADSTVC, encoded by the coding sequence ATGTGCTTACATCCAGAAGAAATTCCTCCTATTCCCGATGAAACGGTACGTGTAGCCAAGGCCGCATTTCCAAAAGGTAATTTATATATGCGACTGCGTGATGAACTTGGAGTGTTTTATCAGGATGAAGATTTCGCATCACTGTATCCACCACGGGGTCAGCCAGCGCAAGCACCTTGGAGGTTGGGGATGATCCTGGTGATGCAGTATTTAGAGAATCTCTCTGATAGACAAGCTTCCGTAGCAGTGCAAGGGCGGATTGATTGGAAATACGCTTTGTCCTTAGAGCTAACAGATCCAGGTTTTGACTTTACTGTTTTAAGCGAATTCCGCGATCGATTAATCACAGGTGGAGTCGAGCGGCAAATACTAGACTTGATGCTGTCGAAATTTCAGGAACTCAAATTACTGTCAGCAAGAGGAAAACAGCGCACTGACTCTACTCATATACTAGCTGTAGTCAGGGATTTAAGTAGACTGGAACATTTGGGGGAAACGCTGCGGTATGCCTTGAATGCTGTGGCCGAAGTCGCACCCATTTGGCTGAAGTCACTAGCTCCTGCCGAGTGGTATGACCGCTATAGTAAACGTCTTGAAGATTCTCGACTGCCAAAAACACTTACCGACAGGGAAGCATTAGCTGAGATCATAGGTGCGGATGGTTTTCATTTACTCGATAACATCTATTCCCAAACTTCCCCCACTGAGCTGCGACAACTCTTAGCCGTAGAAGTCTTGCGTCAGGTTTGGTTACAGCAATACTATGCGCCAACAGACAAAATTCAGTTACGCAGTGACAAAGATGGGCCACCTTCTGCTGTGCGAATTCGCTCTCCCTATGATTTAGATGCCCGTAACAGCACCAAACGCACTACTAACTGGACAGGGTACAAAGTGCATCTAACGGAAAGTTGTGATGAAGATTCACCACACATTATCACTCATGTAGAGACGACACCTGCTACAACTCAAGACCAAACCGTTGTTCCTTCAATTCACCAATCCTTAGCCCAAAAAAACCTTTTACCCCGACAACATTTAGTTGATCAGGGATATACCTCCTCTCAATTGCTTTCTAGTTCCGAGCGCGACCATAACATCGACCTGTTCGGCCCAGTTGCCGTTAACGGTGCATGGCAGGCAAAAGCGGGACTGGGATTTGATGTATCTCACTTTCGAGTCAACTGGAAACGAAAAGTAGTCTATTGTCCCCAAGGTAAGCGCAGTAGTCGGTGGAAAAATACTAAAGACGTTTATGGACATCCAGTAATTCACGTTAACTTCCGTACAAAAGACTGCAAGAGTTGTCCTGTCCGCTCTCAGTGTACCCGTGCAAAATCCGACCCACGAGCGTTAACTATACAGGCACAAACCGATTACGAAGCCCTTCAAAAAGGCAGAGAGCGACAAAAAACCGAGGAATTTCAAAAACAGTATGCACTGCGCTCAGGGATTGAAGGAACTATTTCTCAGGGCATCCGAGCTTTTGAATTGCGCGATTGCCGTTATATTGGTCTAGCTAAAACTCACTTACAACATATCCTGACTGCTGCCGCTATCAATCTAGGTCGAGTTTTCGCTTGGTTGGAGGAAATCCCACGGGCGAAAACTCGCTCCTCACACTTTGCGAGACTGGCAGACTCTACTGTGTGCTAG
- a CDS encoding ParM/StbA family protein, producing MTAIYSNAKNWLVQADLLAKSGLTDLIAGKDSGAGYGKAIISDFSIMMPAAYSLVRNRNIMHHETISKDGAWVRYVEGTRLDLKDVQFFWGSAALAQSDHTLLHEDKAKKAELALESILADLAVLNIPSGIKLSISLSNHNPERWATEIKRRVEGTHTFEHLHPVTRSIVTKTVEIVVTGIYPEGFGSIAHCLFGEASLVLDPSELAIALDIGSSTWLITVFNGSGAVIDRHLIEGGAGELHSMIAEALDKRNDRVSLLSKDVKHSPSLVNQGILEGTFTYGGNHLTGKKFETEYSQCLDEWWSTRIEKFANFVTSGNYLDRAKYLVAWGGGVSLPVVDQNLAGLGFVVLNNPQFINALGLKLLTQIARGA from the coding sequence ATGACAGCTATATATTCCAATGCCAAAAATTGGCTAGTCCAAGCCGACTTGTTAGCCAAATCCGGGCTAACTGACCTTATCGCCGGAAAAGACTCAGGTGCAGGGTATGGCAAGGCAATCATCAGTGACTTTTCGATCATGATGCCTGCCGCATACTCACTTGTTCGCAACCGCAACATCATGCACCACGAAACCATCTCAAAAGATGGGGCATGGGTGCGGTATGTAGAAGGAACGCGTCTTGACTTAAAAGACGTTCAATTCTTCTGGGGCAGTGCAGCTCTAGCTCAAAGTGACCACACTTTACTGCACGAAGATAAAGCCAAAAAAGCAGAACTGGCACTAGAAAGCATTCTTGCAGACTTAGCAGTTCTGAATATTCCTTCGGGGATAAAGCTTTCAATTAGTTTGAGCAACCACAACCCCGAACGCTGGGCGACTGAGATTAAGCGCAGAGTTGAAGGGACTCACACCTTTGAGCATCTGCACCCTGTAACCCGTTCCATTGTCACCAAGACAGTTGAAATCGTAGTCACAGGCATTTATCCCGAAGGTTTTGGCAGCATTGCCCACTGCTTATTCGGTGAAGCGTCCCTGGTACTAGACCCCTCAGAATTAGCGATCGCTCTCGATATCGGTTCATCAACTTGGTTGATTACCGTGTTCAACGGTAGCGGTGCAGTGATTGACAGACACCTGATTGAAGGTGGAGCGGGTGAACTGCATTCGATGATTGCAGAAGCCCTCGACAAACGAAACGACAGAGTGAGTCTGCTGTCCAAGGACGTGAAGCACTCGCCCAGCTTGGTGAACCAGGGGATTCTAGAAGGCACTTTCACTTATGGCGGCAACCACCTCACAGGTAAAAAATTTGAAACAGAGTACAGCCAGTGTCTAGATGAATGGTGGAGTACCAGGATTGAGAAATTCGCCAATTTCGTTACCTCCGGTAATTACCTCGATAGAGCGAAATACCTTGTCGCCTGGGGTGGGGGTGTTTCGCTGCCAGTGGTGGATCAAAACTTAGCCGGTTTAGGCTTTGTGGTCTTGAACAATCCCCAATTCATCAATGCTTTGGGGTTGAAGCTATTAACTCAAATTGCAAGAGGAGCTTAA
- a CDS encoding plasmid replication protein, CyRepA1 family, whose protein sequence is MAQTNVISINEANGNDQLTQSHWQEWVVGSGVDPKLTALNVRSLSGPSIYEYLLCALPQTARRNDGRLRDGYLKRYAHAEAGAWWVSGLDPLNDWLAMDWGRMKPDYPCLEWDKTTQQQTQKPVKYESPPKTPNRVTYLRMPLHLWRLVSLRYNVPMPEHITITSEGEALGFWAWVMAHPEIPVILTEGEKKAGCLLTLGFVAIALPGIWNGRVGKEDLERLHPDLVPMTQKGRKFVVLFDYESKPKTKQQIFQATRRTASAIVELCCQCEVALLPGPEKGIDDWVVVLGKKADKAVTTMIADALRISEYKQRFFINRARGLHKYKPNVTVNTRYLSLAIHSLPQSGLVGLVSDMGTGKTEILAVLRRENPNLSFLNNGHRVTLLKNLSDRLQTAMYSAISCGDWGQVKALSITVDSLYKMANDLQAYDILFIDEACQYLAHLLKSKTCKEHRGAILEVLEYLVYNAKLVVLADAHLDDLTIEFFMNLRPTGEKPFIIKNLYRSGGRQVHWYEGKNSSAIVAEFHAQLMLGKKLMMVSDSKRFIKKLERALNDGSAIDDSDETPESAEDRKLRVWAIHSENSGSEENVIFIREINIAIKDLDAFLITPSLSSGVDISSYHFDAVFGVFHAVSQSATECAQQLWRYRPNVPMYVWVAPRPPFGYAETNARRIKEKILQTNEMTAFLIRINRETGKRGAEKDWALDTSCQIEGQRNWSINNLRADLRSLLEEMGNTIAPVGDATDEGASRWMKAAGIAIDEEHFRKVANAKDIDRRTYAARQHQDYLKPEEALECEKFRIQDSYGMSVTPELVEKDDGGRLIKKIVALEAILAPSGETITDDQGREFVAPPNIVVERDKTERERLSICTDWSNHSTSWLMRHRLGLRAVLMDLMSGVEIKGDEAMIQVLAQFSKRNASHVKGILNLTIPLDESPVWILGQYLSQLALSTESRRPLEDGKRVRYYRLNTSDVEFVQKVLEYRQRQREERERKRQESLERDAAYAARMQAQYGINAPSTPPINEDGSNNRGGMDTDEQLSDSWWEQVKYYARLAIERLEDGVDAVKELLSTLTSDERCGVMLEFEDVDPDKFAQLVSLVPDWVEWMA, encoded by the coding sequence ATGGCACAAACCAATGTAATTAGCATCAATGAAGCTAATGGAAACGACCAGCTAACTCAAAGCCATTGGCAAGAATGGGTTGTTGGTTCAGGTGTTGACCCAAAGTTAACAGCTTTGAATGTCCGTTCTCTATCAGGGCCATCAATATACGAATATCTGTTATGCGCCCTACCTCAAACTGCCAGACGTAACGATGGGCGACTGCGTGATGGGTACTTGAAACGATATGCCCACGCGGAAGCAGGTGCATGGTGGGTTAGCGGACTTGACCCGCTTAATGATTGGTTGGCGATGGACTGGGGACGGATGAAACCAGATTACCCCTGCCTTGAATGGGACAAGACAACACAGCAGCAAACTCAAAAGCCAGTCAAGTACGAATCACCACCCAAAACTCCCAACCGAGTTACCTACTTGAGAATGCCCCTACATTTATGGCGGTTGGTATCACTCCGGTATAACGTGCCGATGCCAGAACATATTACCATTACCTCGGAGGGAGAGGCGTTAGGTTTTTGGGCTTGGGTAATGGCACATCCAGAAATCCCTGTAATCCTTACGGAGGGCGAGAAGAAGGCAGGTTGTCTCCTCACACTGGGATTTGTAGCGATCGCACTCCCTGGAATCTGGAATGGCCGAGTGGGCAAGGAGGATTTAGAAAGACTTCACCCTGATTTAGTCCCAATGACTCAAAAGGGGCGTAAATTCGTTGTTCTGTTCGACTACGAAAGCAAACCCAAAACCAAACAGCAGATTTTTCAAGCCACACGCCGCACAGCTTCCGCAATTGTAGAACTTTGCTGCCAGTGTGAAGTAGCGCTACTGCCAGGGCCAGAGAAAGGAATTGACGATTGGGTTGTGGTTTTGGGGAAAAAAGCGGATAAAGCCGTCACCACAATGATTGCTGATGCCTTGAGAATCAGCGAGTACAAGCAAAGATTTTTCATTAACCGAGCCAGGGGACTCCATAAGTACAAGCCCAATGTAACGGTGAATACTCGCTATCTCTCGCTTGCAATTCACTCTCTACCTCAATCGGGTTTAGTTGGTTTGGTTTCCGATATGGGAACAGGAAAGACTGAAATCTTGGCAGTTCTCAGAAGAGAGAACCCAAACTTGAGCTTTTTGAACAATGGGCATCGGGTTACTTTGCTCAAGAATCTCAGCGATCGCTTGCAAACAGCAATGTACTCCGCAATTTCTTGCGGGGACTGGGGTCAGGTAAAGGCTCTCAGCATTACCGTGGATTCTCTGTATAAAATGGCGAACGATTTACAGGCTTATGACATTCTATTTATTGATGAAGCCTGTCAGTACCTCGCCCATCTGCTCAAGTCCAAAACCTGCAAGGAACATCGTGGGGCTATCCTGGAAGTGCTGGAGTATCTGGTTTACAATGCCAAGCTGGTAGTATTAGCAGACGCTCACCTCGATGATTTGACCATTGAGTTTTTCATGAATTTGCGACCGACTGGCGAAAAACCTTTCATCATCAAAAACCTGTATCGCTCAGGTGGTCGTCAAGTTCATTGGTACGAGGGGAAAAACAGCAGCGCAATCGTTGCCGAGTTTCACGCTCAACTGATGTTGGGCAAAAAACTGATGATGGTCAGTGACAGTAAGCGCTTCATCAAAAAGTTAGAACGAGCGCTCAATGATGGTTCCGCAATTGATGATAGCGACGAAACACCGGAATCAGCCGAAGACCGCAAGTTACGGGTGTGGGCTATTCACTCGGAAAATAGCGGGTCTGAAGAGAATGTGATTTTCATTAGGGAGATTAACATTGCCATTAAGGATCTTGACGCTTTTTTAATTACTCCCAGTCTCAGTTCAGGGGTTGACATTTCCAGCTATCATTTTGATGCCGTGTTTGGCGTGTTTCATGCTGTCTCGCAGTCGGCTACAGAATGCGCCCAGCAATTATGGCGGTATCGTCCAAATGTCCCCATGTACGTTTGGGTGGCTCCTCGTCCTCCATTTGGTTACGCCGAAACTAATGCCCGACGCATTAAAGAAAAGATTCTTCAGACAAATGAAATGACCGCGTTTCTGATTCGCATTAACCGGGAAACGGGCAAACGTGGGGCTGAGAAGGATTGGGCGTTGGATACCAGTTGTCAGATTGAGGGGCAAAGGAATTGGTCTATCAATAATTTACGGGCTGATCTGCGATCGCTACTTGAAGAAATGGGCAATACTATTGCGCCTGTGGGTGATGCAACCGATGAGGGTGCTTCCCGGTGGATGAAGGCTGCGGGGATTGCCATCGATGAGGAGCATTTTCGCAAGGTGGCTAACGCCAAAGATATTGATAGAAGGACTTATGCGGCTAGGCAGCACCAAGACTATCTCAAACCAGAAGAAGCTTTGGAATGTGAGAAGTTTCGCATTCAGGACTCCTACGGCATGAGCGTTACCCCGGAATTGGTTGAAAAAGACGATGGGGGGCGGTTAATTAAGAAGATAGTCGCACTGGAGGCAATTTTAGCCCCAAGCGGAGAGACAATTACCGATGACCAGGGGCGAGAGTTTGTTGCACCGCCGAATATTGTGGTGGAGCGGGATAAAACGGAGCGTGAACGCTTGAGCATCTGCACCGACTGGAGTAACCATTCTACGTCCTGGCTTATGCGTCATCGGCTGGGATTGAGGGCAGTGTTGATGGATCTCATGTCTGGGGTTGAGATTAAAGGGGACGAAGCGATGATTCAGGTTTTGGCCCAGTTCTCAAAACGCAATGCCTCTCACGTTAAGGGGATTCTCAACCTGACCATTCCCCTCGATGAATCTCCTGTATGGATTTTGGGACAGTATCTTTCTCAACTCGCACTGTCCACCGAATCACGGCGACCGCTTGAAGATGGTAAGCGCGTTAGGTACTATCGCCTCAATACTTCTGATGTAGAGTTTGTCCAGAAGGTATTAGAGTATCGTCAAAGGCAACGGGAAGAGAGGGAACGAAAGCGGCAAGAGTCACTTGAGCGAGATGCGGCTTATGCGGCTAGAATGCAAGCTCAGTATGGGATTAATGCTCCGTCCACACCCCCCATTAATGAAGATGGAAGTAATAATCGGGGGGGTATGGACACAGATGAACAACTCAGTGATTCTTGGTGGGAGCAGGTTAAATATTATGCTCGGCTGGCTATTGAACGTTTAGAGGATGGGGTTGATGCTGTAAAAGAATTACTCAGTACGTTGACGAGTGATGAGCGTTGCGGCGTGATGCTGGAGTTTGAGGATGTTGATCCTGATAAGTTTGCTCAACTGGTGTCCCTTGTGCCCGATTGGGTGGAATGGATGGCATGA
- a CDS encoding IS4 family transposase, which produces MVEDEVIAEQLERLLTPAITNQENYYRKLGLRERILNLPLMMAAVLTLLWRDVAGVRELTRMLARDGFLWCNPTKVSQQAVSQRFLTFPSELFEKVFKDLLPSLRAAWHSRNKRPLPESIQFTLLKFEKIWIVDGSTLEALFRKIQSLEEAQRGQLAGKMSTVIDLMTRLPVEIWFEENPKASDTKLEENILNLVRAGTLLLLDRGFYHFNFWHQLIENKVDFITRIKKGAAIKVEQVLTDSYGLRDRKIRLGSGTKKTPFITLRLIEVRSGKTWHSYLTSVLDPHVLPPYVVADLYRRRWRIEDAFNIVKRLLGLSYLWTGSINGIKLQIWATWLFYAVLVDLGDAVADELSLPFDEISLEMIYRGLYHFTMAHQKGNTTDTIKYFADPQNRDLGIIKQKRKPNVKLIVAPFPDLQRGSDQFFFSDSLKAS; this is translated from the coding sequence ATGGTGGAAGACGAAGTAATTGCAGAGCAACTGGAAAGATTACTGACACCAGCGATTACAAATCAAGAAAATTACTACCGAAAACTAGGACTCAGGGAACGGATACTGAATTTACCATTGATGATGGCTGCGGTGCTGACCTTGTTATGGAGAGATGTAGCAGGAGTCAGGGAACTGACAAGAATGTTAGCCAGAGACGGTTTTCTGTGGTGTAATCCCACAAAAGTTAGTCAACAAGCAGTATCACAGAGATTTTTGACATTTCCATCAGAATTATTTGAAAAAGTATTTAAAGATTTATTGCCTAGTTTGAGAGCGGCTTGGCATAGTAGAAATAAACGTCCATTACCAGAAAGTATTCAGTTTACATTATTAAAATTCGAGAAAATTTGGATAGTAGACGGGTCAACACTGGAGGCATTGTTTAGGAAAATACAAAGTTTAGAGGAAGCTCAAAGAGGACAATTAGCAGGAAAGATGAGTACAGTCATTGATTTAATGACCAGATTACCTGTAGAAATTTGGTTTGAAGAAAATCCTAAAGCTTCTGATACTAAACTAGAAGAAAATATCCTAAATTTAGTTAGAGCCGGAACTTTACTCTTATTAGATAGAGGTTTTTATCACTTTAACTTTTGGCATCAATTAATCGAGAATAAAGTTGACTTTATTACCAGAATAAAGAAAGGAGCAGCAATCAAAGTAGAACAGGTGTTGACAGATAGTTATGGACTGCGAGACCGGAAGATACGTCTCGGTTCTGGCACTAAAAAGACTCCGTTTATAACTTTACGTTTGATTGAAGTAAGGTCGGGAAAAACATGGCATTCTTATTTAACCAGCGTCCTAGACCCTCATGTTTTACCCCCTTATGTAGTAGCAGATTTATATCGGCGGCGTTGGCGAATTGAAGATGCTTTTAATATAGTCAAAAGACTCTTGGGGTTAAGTTATTTATGGACAGGTTCAATTAATGGAATTAAGTTACAAATTTGGGCGACGTGGTTATTTTATGCGGTTTTAGTAGATTTAGGTGATGCCGTAGCGGATGAACTCTCTCTACCCTTTGATGAAATCTCATTAGAAATGATTTATCGTGGTCTTTACCATTTTACAATGGCTCATCAAAAAGGTAACACAACAGATACTATTAAGTATTTTGCTGACCCTCAAAATCGAGATTTAGGTATTATCAAACAGAAGCGAAAACCAAACGTTAAGTTAATTGTCGCTCCTTTTCCTGATCTCCAACGAGGGTCTGACCAGTTTTTTTTCAGCGATTCTCTCAAAGCCTCTTGA